One genomic segment of Agromyces intestinalis includes these proteins:
- a CDS encoding NUDIX hydrolase, producing the protein MDIRIAAYAVIIRDDEILLSHWNEHGRSGWTLPGGGIEGAEHPIEAVRREVREETGYESSVDRQLGIDTMVIPAARRNTGTVPLYAMRVIYRSHVVSGELRNEVDGSSDEARWVPLAEVPRLKRVSLVDIALRLNAAEPADGVPPAA; encoded by the coding sequence ATGGACATCCGCATCGCCGCGTACGCCGTGATCATCCGCGACGACGAAATCCTGCTGTCGCACTGGAACGAGCACGGGCGATCGGGCTGGACACTGCCCGGCGGCGGCATCGAGGGCGCGGAGCATCCGATCGAAGCGGTGCGACGCGAGGTGCGGGAAGAGACCGGCTACGAGTCATCCGTCGACCGTCAGCTCGGCATCGATACCATGGTGATCCCGGCCGCCCGGCGCAACACCGGAACCGTGCCTTTGTACGCGATGCGCGTGATCTATCGGTCGCACGTGGTGAGTGGCGAACTGCGCAACGAGGTCGACGGTTCGAGCGACGAGGCGCGCTGGGTGCCGCTTGCCGAGGTGCCGCGGCTGAAGCGCGTGAGCCTCGTCGATATCGCGCTGCGGCTGAACGCGGCCGAACCCGCCGACGGCGTGCCGCCGGCCGCCTGA
- a CDS encoding NAD(P)-dependent oxidoreductase produces the protein MTTIALFGATGKTGRRVLDRALAAGYDVRALVRTPAKLDVTNDRLTVIQGDVTDTDAVERTIAGSDAVLSLFGQVKGSPRTLQTDGTRVIVAAMQRHGVRRLVTLSGGGLHADGDRPKAPDRIMRGLLKLLAGHVLADAEGHLAVLEASDLDWTVVRGPRLLETPGTGAYRVGRVGVDTGMQISRDDLADFILTQVDDRTYVRRLPFVSA, from the coding sequence ATGACGACCATCGCCCTGTTCGGCGCGACCGGCAAGACCGGCCGCCGCGTGCTCGACCGCGCTCTCGCCGCGGGCTACGACGTGCGCGCCCTCGTGCGCACCCCTGCGAAGCTCGACGTGACGAACGACCGACTGACCGTCATCCAGGGCGACGTCACCGACACCGACGCGGTCGAGCGCACCATCGCCGGCAGTGACGCGGTGCTGAGCCTGTTCGGCCAGGTGAAGGGCTCGCCCAGAACGCTGCAGACCGACGGCACGCGCGTCATCGTCGCGGCGATGCAGCGCCACGGCGTGCGCCGGCTCGTCACGCTCTCGGGCGGCGGCCTGCACGCCGACGGCGACCGGCCGAAAGCACCCGACCGCATCATGCGCGGGCTGCTGAAGCTGCTCGCCGGCCACGTGCTCGCCGACGCCGAGGGCCACCTCGCCGTGCTCGAGGCTTCCGACCTCGACTGGACCGTGGTGCGTGGCCCGCGCCTGCTCGAAACGCCCGGCACCGGCGCGTACCGGGTCGGCCGGGTCGGCGTCGACACCGGCATGCAGATCAGTCGCGACGACCTCGCCGACTTCATCCTCACCCAGGTCGACGATCGCACCTACGTGCGGCGATTGCCGTTCGTCAGCGCATGA
- a CDS encoding MarR family winged helix-turn-helix transcriptional regulator yields MSTDAAEHDDERMRRISVVLDAVAVIGRELSATRDTPFGGVRLSRSQLDALFILTRSAAGLTPSSLAASLGVTAGAVTQLVDGLREQGLVEQTANPADARSRLLRLTDPARARVAAFEAAVTARLAPRFDRLSDTELDRLGRLLAKIQED; encoded by the coding sequence ATGAGCACCGATGCGGCCGAGCACGACGACGAGCGGATGCGCCGCATCAGTGTCGTGCTCGATGCCGTCGCCGTGATCGGTCGTGAACTGAGCGCGACCCGCGACACGCCGTTCGGCGGCGTGCGCCTCAGTCGCAGTCAGCTCGACGCGCTGTTCATCCTCACCCGCTCCGCCGCAGGCCTCACCCCGAGTTCGCTCGCCGCTTCGCTCGGCGTGACCGCCGGCGCCGTGACTCAGCTCGTCGACGGACTGCGCGAGCAGGGGCTCGTCGAGCAGACCGCGAACCCGGCCGACGCCCGCTCCCGACTGCTGCGGCTCACCGACCCCGCCCGGGCCCGTGTCGCCGCGTTCGAAGCCGCAGTCACCGCGCGGCTGGCGCCGCGATTCGATCGACTCAGCGACACTGAACTCGACCGCCTCGGGCGGCTGCTCGCCAAGATCCAGGAGGACTGA
- a CDS encoding SDR family oxidoreductase has protein sequence MSAVFVTGATGIVGSAVVDHLLARGERVIAAVRPGRRSGEASTLPAAAEARPFEFGAPPAELHAALEGADRLFLMRPPAIEDVRTALFPVIDAARERGIRQIVFLSLQGVQANRRTPHHAVEQYLRETRAPYTFLRPNFFMQNLSTTYSAEIRERGRIVVPAGRSHTAFIDARDIGRVAAAVFTAPGHTEKAYTLSGEQSLTYAQVARIMTEELGREITYARPSEREYLAKLEADGWPADYIAVQKMIYRVVRMNVSAFPNRAVRKLTGEPATTFRQFVQDARAAWE, from the coding sequence ATGTCCGCCGTCTTCGTCACCGGAGCCACCGGCATCGTCGGCTCGGCCGTCGTCGATCACCTGCTCGCGCGCGGCGAGCGGGTGATCGCCGCAGTGCGACCGGGCCGCAGGTCGGGCGAGGCATCCACCCTGCCCGCCGCCGCCGAAGCGCGACCGTTCGAGTTCGGCGCACCACCCGCCGAACTGCACGCCGCGCTCGAGGGCGCCGACCGGCTGTTCCTCATGCGGCCGCCTGCGATCGAAGACGTGCGCACCGCCCTCTTCCCCGTCATCGATGCGGCGCGCGAGCGAGGCATCCGGCAGATCGTGTTCCTCTCGCTGCAGGGCGTGCAGGCCAACCGTCGCACCCCGCATCACGCCGTCGAGCAGTACCTGCGCGAGACGCGGGCGCCGTACACGTTCCTGCGGCCGAACTTCTTCATGCAGAACCTGTCGACGACCTACTCGGCCGAGATCCGCGAGCGGGGCCGCATCGTCGTGCCCGCCGGTCGCTCGCACACCGCGTTCATCGACGCGCGCGACATCGGGCGGGTGGCCGCCGCGGTCTTCACCGCGCCGGGGCATACCGAGAAGGCGTACACGCTGTCGGGCGAGCAGAGCCTCACGTACGCGCAGGTCGCGCGCATCATGACCGAGGAACTCGGTCGCGAGATCACCTACGCGCGGCCGAGCGAACGCGAGTACCTCGCGAAACTCGAAGCCGACGGATGGCCCGCCGACTACATCGCCGTGCAGAAGATGATCTACCGGGTCGTGCGCATGAACGTGTCGGCGTTCCCGAACCGGGCGGTGCGAAAACTCACGGGCGAGCCCGCAACGACGTTCCGGCAGTTCGTACAGGACGCGCGCGCGGCCTGGGAGTAG
- a CDS encoding fatty acid desaturase family protein, translating to MTSPTNPFTELASRVRDAGLMRRRYGYYWTRLIGVPLAFAAAILAFILIGDTWWQMFTAAAFGVLFTQTAFLGHDAAHRQIFRSGRWNDWISLILGDLFIGMSYGWWQHKHTRHHANPNQIGRDPDIDLPVIAVTPEQAARPHAPIPRWIISHQGVFFFPLLLFEGISLHVASVHRLLAREHVARRPVELTFLGVRLIGFVTLVVLILAPEKAAVFLAIQLGVFGLYMGLSFAPNHKGMPIVPHELKLDFLSRQVLMSRNIAGGRALDTFMGGLNYQIEHHLFPSMPRPHLREASPMIERYCAEVGVPYTRTTLWNSYAIVLRTINRAGLGDRDPFACPLLEQRATGIVMATGVASTGAVKTGARSSIGGG from the coding sequence ATGACCTCGCCGACGAATCCCTTCACCGAACTCGCGAGCCGCGTCCGAGATGCCGGGCTCATGCGCCGCCGATACGGCTACTACTGGACGAGGCTCATCGGCGTTCCCCTGGCCTTCGCGGCCGCGATACTCGCGTTCATCCTCATCGGCGACACCTGGTGGCAGATGTTCACCGCGGCCGCATTCGGGGTGCTGTTCACGCAGACCGCGTTCCTCGGCCACGACGCCGCGCACCGGCAGATCTTCCGGTCGGGCCGCTGGAACGACTGGATCAGCCTGATCCTCGGCGACCTCTTCATCGGCATGAGCTACGGCTGGTGGCAGCACAAGCACACCCGGCATCACGCGAACCCGAACCAGATCGGGCGCGACCCGGACATCGACCTGCCCGTCATCGCGGTCACACCCGAGCAGGCAGCCAGGCCGCACGCGCCCATCCCCCGGTGGATCATCTCGCACCAGGGCGTGTTCTTCTTCCCGCTGCTGCTGTTCGAGGGAATCTCGCTGCACGTGGCGAGCGTGCACCGGCTGCTCGCCCGTGAACACGTCGCACGGCGTCCCGTTGAGCTCACATTCCTCGGCGTCCGGCTCATCGGGTTCGTGACCCTCGTCGTGCTGATCCTCGCGCCTGAGAAGGCCGCGGTGTTCCTCGCGATCCAGCTCGGCGTGTTCGGACTGTACATGGGCCTGTCGTTCGCACCGAACCACAAGGGCATGCCGATCGTGCCGCACGAGCTCAAGCTCGACTTCCTGAGCCGGCAGGTGCTGATGAGCCGGAACATCGCCGGCGGGCGCGCACTCGACACGTTCATGGGCGGGCTCAACTACCAGATCGAGCACCACCTGTTCCCGTCGATGCCGAGGCCCCATCTGCGAGAGGCCTCCCCCATGATCGAGCGGTACTGCGCCGAAGTGGGCGTGCCCTACACGCGCACGACGCTCTGGAACTCGTACGCGATCGTGCTGCGCACCATCAACCGCGCCGGTCTCGGCGACCGCGACCCGTTCGCCTGCCCGCTGCTCGAGCAGCGCGCGACGGGAATCGTCATGGCGACCGGCGTCGCGAGCACCGGAGCCGTGAAGACCGGCGCGAGGTCGAGCATCGGCGGCGGGTAG
- a CDS encoding DUF3566 domain-containing protein, with the protein MSSVADKLARKSTRKPPAKQVRLRLVYIDFWSAVKLSFLVAVCLAVINIVATFLVYTVLNSTQIFDQVNSIVKDVAGSGTDLTAIFSMGNVMGFAIVTSLINLVVTTAVGAIVAVLYNLSVKITGGLLVGFTNN; encoded by the coding sequence ATGAGTAGCGTCGCCGACAAGCTCGCGCGCAAGTCGACCCGCAAGCCTCCGGCCAAGCAGGTGCGCCTGCGCCTCGTGTACATCGACTTCTGGTCGGCCGTGAAGCTGTCGTTCCTGGTGGCGGTGTGCCTCGCGGTCATCAACATCGTGGCGACCTTCCTCGTCTACACGGTGCTGAACTCGACGCAGATCTTCGACCAGGTCAACTCGATCGTGAAGGACGTCGCCGGGTCCGGCACCGACCTCACCGCGATCTTCTCGATGGGCAACGTGATGGGTTTCGCGATCGTCACCTCGCTCATCAACCTGGTCGTGACCACGGCCGTCGGCGCGATCGTGGCGGTGCTCTACAACCTCAGTGTGAAGATCACCGGCGGACTGCTGGTCGGGTTCACGAACAACTGA
- the gyrA gene encoding DNA gyrase subunit A, with protein sequence MTDENTIEPGDEGPGIHGRIDQVDLNLEMQRSYLDYAMSVIIGRALPDVRDGLKPVHRRVIYTMYDGGYRPDRAFSKCTRVIGDVMGQFHPHGDSSVYDALVRLVQPWSLRYPLALGQGNFGSPGNDGAAAHRYTETKMSPLAMEMVRDIEEETVDFQDNYDGRTKEPTVLPARFPNLLVNGSVGIAVGMATNIPPHNLREVSEGALWALEHPDASHEELQEALIHRIKGPDFPTGAQILGQKGIIDAYRTGRGSITMRAVVSVEEIQGRTSLVVTELPYQVNPDNLAIKIADLVKDGKISGIADIRDESSGRTGQRLVIVLKRDAVAKVVLNNLYKHTQLQENFGANMLAIVDGVPRTLSIDGFITHWIDHQVDVIVRRTEFRLRKAEERMHILRGYLKALDALDEVIALIRRSATVDDAREGLKKLLEIDDLQADAILAMQLRRLAALERQKIHEEADRLELEIADYRDILATPLRQRSIIADELREIVDKFGDERRTHIVPGFDGDMSVEDLIPEEEMVVTVTRGGYVKRTRSDNYRSQHRGGKGVKGAQLRADDVVEHFFVTTTHHWLLFFTDKGRVYRAKTYELQEGGRDAKGQHLANLLELQPDEQIAEILDIRDYEVADHLVLATRAGLVKKTPLKAYDTNRSRGVIAINLNEGDELVSAMLVSEHDEILLVSRKGMSLRFEATDEALRPMGRATAGVKGMSFRAGDALLEASVVPSSEAAASEAYRDDATGELVSPTDAYTFVVTEGGYAKRTAIEEYRKQQRGGLGIKVAKLSDERGDLAGSLIVSRDDEVLVVLASGKVVRSDVAEVPAKGRDTMGVVFAKFAADDRIIAVAKNSERNLDAEPADSEPADAEVTESEAARPAEQE encoded by the coding sequence ATGACTGACGAGAACACCATCGAGCCGGGCGACGAAGGTCCTGGCATCCACGGCCGCATCGACCAGGTCGACCTGAACCTGGAGATGCAGCGCTCCTATCTCGACTACGCGATGAGCGTGATCATCGGTCGTGCGCTGCCCGACGTGCGCGACGGGCTGAAGCCCGTGCACCGCCGCGTGATCTACACGATGTACGACGGCGGGTACCGGCCCGACCGCGCGTTCTCGAAGTGCACGCGCGTCATCGGCGACGTCATGGGTCAGTTCCACCCCCACGGCGACTCGTCGGTGTATGACGCGCTCGTACGGCTCGTGCAGCCCTGGTCGCTGCGCTACCCCCTCGCACTCGGTCAGGGCAACTTCGGCTCGCCCGGCAACGACGGCGCGGCCGCGCACCGATACACCGAGACCAAGATGTCGCCGCTCGCCATGGAGATGGTGCGCGACATCGAGGAAGAGACCGTCGACTTCCAAGACAACTACGACGGTCGCACCAAAGAGCCGACGGTCCTGCCGGCCCGGTTCCCGAACCTGCTGGTGAACGGTTCGGTCGGCATCGCGGTCGGTATGGCCACGAACATTCCTCCGCACAACCTGCGCGAGGTCTCCGAGGGCGCACTGTGGGCTCTGGAGCATCCGGATGCTTCGCACGAAGAGCTGCAGGAAGCCCTGATCCACCGCATCAAGGGGCCCGACTTCCCGACCGGGGCGCAGATCCTCGGTCAGAAGGGCATCATCGACGCGTACCGCACCGGTCGCGGGTCGATCACGATGCGCGCGGTCGTCAGCGTCGAAGAGATCCAGGGTCGCACCTCGCTCGTCGTCACCGAGTTGCCCTACCAGGTCAACCCCGACAACCTCGCGATCAAGATCGCCGACCTCGTGAAGGACGGCAAGATCTCGGGCATCGCCGACATCCGCGACGAGTCGTCGGGCCGCACGGGCCAGCGGCTCGTGATCGTGTTGAAGCGCGACGCGGTCGCGAAGGTCGTGCTGAACAACCTGTACAAGCACACCCAGCTGCAAGAGAACTTCGGCGCGAACATGCTCGCCATCGTCGACGGCGTGCCGCGCACACTGTCGATCGACGGCTTCATCACGCACTGGATCGACCACCAGGTCGACGTCATCGTGCGCCGCACCGAGTTCCGGTTGCGCAAGGCCGAAGAGCGCATGCACATCCTGCGCGGCTACCTGAAGGCGCTCGACGCGCTCGACGAGGTCATCGCGCTGATCCGCCGCTCGGCGACCGTCGACGACGCGCGCGAGGGCTTGAAGAAGCTGCTCGAGATCGACGATCTGCAGGCCGACGCGATCCTCGCGATGCAGCTGCGCCGGCTCGCCGCCCTCGAGCGCCAGAAGATCCACGAAGAGGCCGACCGCCTCGAGCTCGAGATCGCCGACTACCGCGACATCCTCGCGACCCCGCTGCGCCAGCGCAGCATCATCGCCGACGAGTTGCGCGAGATCGTCGACAAGTTCGGCGACGAGCGCCGCACCCACATCGTTCCCGGCTTCGACGGGGACATGAGCGTCGAAGACCTCATCCCCGAAGAGGAGATGGTCGTCACCGTCACTCGCGGCGGATACGTCAAGCGCACCCGAAGCGACAACTACCGCTCGCAGCACCGCGGCGGCAAGGGCGTGAAGGGCGCGCAGCTGCGCGCCGACGACGTCGTCGAGCACTTCTTCGTCACCACCACGCACCACTGGCTGCTGTTCTTCACCGACAAGGGCCGGGTGTACCGGGCGAAGACGTACGAGCTTCAAGAGGGCGGTCGCGACGCGAAGGGCCAGCATCTCGCGAACCTGCTCGAGCTGCAGCCCGACGAGCAGATCGCCGAGATCCTCGATATCCGCGACTACGAGGTGGCCGACCACCTCGTGCTCGCCACGCGCGCCGGCCTGGTGAAGAAGACACCGCTGAAGGCCTACGACACCAACCGTTCGCGCGGAGTCATCGCGATCAACCTCAATGAGGGCGATGAGCTCGTCTCGGCGATGCTCGTCAGCGAGCACGACGAGATCCTGCTCGTCTCGCGCAAGGGCATGTCGCTGCGATTCGAGGCGACCGACGAGGCGCTGCGGCCGATGGGCCGGGCGACCGCCGGTGTGAAGGGCATGTCGTTCCGTGCGGGCGACGCGCTGCTCGAGGCATCCGTCGTGCCCTCGTCGGAGGCCGCCGCAAGCGAGGCGTACCGCGACGACGCGACCGGCGAGCTCGTGAGCCCGACCGACGCGTACACGTTCGTGGTCACCGAGGGCGGCTACGCCAAGCGCACCGCGATCGAGGAGTACCGCAAGCAGCAGCGCGGCGGCCTCGGCATCAAGGTGGCCAAGCTGAGCGACGAGCGCGGCGATCTCGCGGGCTCGCTCATCGTCTCGCGCGACGACGAGGTTCTCGTGGTTCTTGCCAGCGGCAAGGTGGTACGCTCTGACGTCGCCGAGGTGCCGGCCAAGGGACGCGACACCATGGGCGTCGTGTTCGCGAAGTTCGCGGCCGACGACCGGATCATCGCCGTCGCGAAGAACTCCGAGCGTAACCTCGATGCAGAACCGGCCGACTCCGAACCGGCCGACGCTGAGGTGACAGAGTCTGAAGCGGCCCGACCCGCGGAACAGGAGTAA